One segment of Castanea sativa cultivar Marrone di Chiusa Pesio chromosome 3, ASM4071231v1 DNA contains the following:
- the LOC142626857 gene encoding protein BEARSKIN2: MASSSGGVPPGFRFHPTDEELLHYYLKKKVSFQKFDMEVIREVDLNKMEPWELQERCKIGSTPQNEWYFFSHKDRKYPTGSRTNRATNAGFWKATGRDKCIRNSYKKIGMRKTLVFYRGRAPHGQKTDWIMHEYRLEDGDDPQENCNEDGWVVCRVFKKKNLFKVGNEGGSIINSDQQLNINTLSTNQPRTFMHRDNQYLSTRQQHNNGNQPSFEPELALHYTHIPAAASSQYSLFQSQPLIPSLKPLGGGYDYSTIPSDTPVVVKQLMSNPRDCESGSESLRYQTCEPGLEVGTCEPTHQQIVTAGRDDHEGINEWTMLDRLVTSHLGNEESSKGVRFEDANASSTHQINQLSLRGEMDLWGYGK, from the exons ATGGCTTCATCCAGCGGTGGTGTGCCTCCAGGGTTCCGATTCCATCCAACAGACGAAGAGCTGCTTCACTACTACTTGAAGAAGAAGGTATCGTTTCAGAAGTTTGATATGGAGGTCATTAGAGAGGTGGACTTGAATAAGATGGAACCTTGGGAGTTGCAAG AGAGATGTAAGATTGGGTCGACACCCCAAAACGAGTGGTACTTCTTCAGTCACAAGGACAGAAAATACCCAACAGGATCAAGAACAAATAGAGCGACAAATGCTGGGTTCTGGAAGGCAACAGGGAGGGATAAATGCATTAGGAACAGCTACAAGAAGATTGGTATGAGGAAAACGCTTGTTTTCTATAGGGGGAGAGCTCCCCACGGACAGAAGACTGACTGGATCATGCATGAGTACAGGCTTGAAGATGGTGATGATCCTCAAGAAAACTGCAat GAAGATGGCTGGGTGGTATGCAGAGTGTTCAAGAAAAAGAATCTATTCAAAGTTGGGAATGAAGGAGGCTCAATCATAAACTCTGATCAACAGCTCAACATTAACACATTAAGCACCAATCAACCTCGCACGTTCATGCACAGAGACAACCAATACCTAAGTACTCGACAACAACACAACAACGGTAACCAACCAAGCTTTGAGCCTGAACTAGCACTCCACTACACCCACATTCCAGCAGCAGCTTCTTCTCAATACTCACTTTTCCAATCCCAACCCCTTATTCCATCCCTCAAGCCCCTCGGCGGCGGCTATGACTACTCCACCATCCCTTCTGACACACCTGTCGTGGTCAAGCAACTCATGTCAAACCCTAGAGATTGTGAGAGTGGCAGTGAGAGCCTCCGGTACCAAACTTGTGAGCCTGGCTTAGAGGTGGGTACGTGTGAGCCAACTCATCAACAAATTGTAACAGCTGGGAGAGATGATCATGAGGGCATTAATGAATGGACTATGCTCGATCGCCTTGTCACTTCTCATCTTGGAAATGAAGAATCATCCAAAGGGGTGAGGTTTGAGGATGCAAACGCATCGTCTACGCACCAAATTAATCAGCTATCATTGCGCGGAGAGATGGACCTTTGGGGCTATGGTAAATAG